CAGTCGCGTGATTGTATTgcgaatttgaaaaataatattacatgtaacatacaAGCAAATATGGCATCAACCTCATTATAATCTttcttaaatattaatatacaaattGATTGAAACAATCGTAGCTCGAATTGGTTCGATTAAACGGCGACAAAAAATGTCCAAAAGGTgacaattttgtttacaaagagAACCTtagattaatattaattttgtttattgttattattagaGACAAAGACTATTAACAACAAAACCAAATGATTTTTGTATTATCTGATTCAATGTTTATGACCCATCATACACTTTAAAGCATAATTAGATTGGTGTCCACTTTCAAGgaaaaatcatataaaagataataattttcatttcttaataaGGTAATACTTTCAATGTTTGATTGGATGATCACTCTTTCCCTCAGAAAATCCAAAGAAACTTTCACATTTgcgaaaatttacaaaatttaagattatgcctatgtaaaaaaaaaaccccgattaCGTACTATATAAGCCTTTacataaaaattcttttaatgtaatattgaagtagtcaaaatcaaatatataaatacgtattagcatatatttttttattttcttatcttAAACTTATGAACATTTCTGATTTGTATTAGTCTGTCCAGTTATGCTGATAACGCCGTCATTTTTGGAAACCGATTTTGGGAAACGAGCAATATTCAGTGGTTTTAAAGAAGCAAAACTGGAACACAGTCTTAAAGCAAGATGGCAGGTAACAAGAAATGGATCAACAGAAACCATTGATGTTAACGACGACAAATATAAGGGAAGCAAACTCTTGCCAAACCTCACGTTAATCATCAATAAAGCTGCATTTGAAGATGAAGgtttttatcgatttcaagTGATGATTGAAGATGGCTGGTGTACGAGCAAAAGGATGGAAATAAGGAAAGTCAGAGGAAGTAAGACATCAATACATgaaaaacaacatttctttaAATCTCTCAGTCAATGATCTCTATTAATTGTGTATTTTTGCCTAGTTTTGCAGCACGGCGATCCTTGCACGCAGACGAGGGAATGTAACGATAGAATGGAATTAATCTGTTCAGATACCTACAAAAAATGCGTTTGTAACAGTTTGTATGCCTACTATAATGGAAGCAGATGCTACTTCCGTAAGTTAACTTAAGATTGTAGAATGATTCTTTTTCTGAAGTCAATACTGAAAGTGATatgaacaaatatttcaatgtacAATTGTTTTCTAAATCTGTGATAGATTTGTAGCATTCTGTTTGCATAATTAGACAGGTTACTTATTTATTGAATCatgttattgattaaaattacattaaattgtAGAATCATCTCTTAAGGCAATTTTTACGAACAGTGTAATTTCGACAACTTCCATGGAAGTCAATTGGAGGGATCCATCACAGGATGAAAATCTTGTACGGCGGTACATCCTTGAAATTTCTGAAACCAATGGATTTTTCTCAGTAAATAAATCTATAGATCGACAGAATGAATATCATGTCAACTCCACTTTCGTTCCCGGACATTTATTTACTGTGACAATAACTTCTGTTGTTTTCCTCAATGATGTCGGAAAGACTGTATATATTAAAAGTAATGTGCTACATCTTGTAGTTGGTAAGTGTCTTTACAATGCTTATCTGTTTTTGAGTTTTGCATGCACTGTTTATTGCGATATTAACAGATTCAATTATTCTATTTTAGAGCCATTACCACCTGGTGCAATCAACATCAGTGGAAGTAATTTTCATCCAGAGCATCTGCACCTTAACTGGGCAGTTCCTAAAATGAATACCTCCATCGATATGTACGTCATCATTTTAAATGGATATTCTCATAACTGTCCAAACAACTTTTATGACTGGCCAAGGAGATTGGAACCTGGAACAAAATACAATGTTACCATAAAAGCTGTCAGTTGGTGGAATCGAAACTTCGAAAAAGAAAGCGATCCATATTACGAAGAAATAACTACAATCAGTACGTTATATTGCGAAATTAACAATAACCATTCAAGATCTAATTTAGAAAGTCATAATATTCATAGACCTGTAAAGAATTCTATACAATTAAATCACTAAATGCATTATGAAAACATGAGCTTTGGAATAAACAATTCTTAAATTAATATAAGGAATATAATGTAACAATTTTGTAGGAACTCCAAGAGTTATTTTGTCTTCCACTCCATTCTATCGTGTACCCTACTTATCGAATCTCAAAGCGAACGCATCAATTCAGCATCAAGCTGATTTTCCACCTATTCTTGAAGTGAAGTGGCAAAAGGTTCACTACTATACAGGAACAGCAGAAGATATAGATATAACTCACGGCAAATTCATTGGAAGCACTGTTGATAGAAGTAATCCACTTTTGTATATCAATGGAGTTACTTTCGAAGAAGGCTATCCCAACTATTACCGATGTTTAGCAAGAAATTCAGAAGGATGGGGAGCTAGCGACAATGTATCTTTGTCTGTCATTGGAAGTATGTTGATATGTGAATTTTTGCTAGGAAAAGTTTGAAATGTTAATAATATCGTGTGATCTTAAGGGGGTTGAGTGGCCGTGGCCAATTTTAGATTATATTTATCTCCAAAGAAGAAGAActctgtataaagataaagagatattcaaatcttaaatctttcatatttagatttttttttactgaatgaTAGTTTTTAGCTTAACCAATGATACAATAAAAGTTAAGAAAGATCCGATagctaatttgttgaccatccaacTTCCTTAATGTAAGTATTGTAAATATACTTGTAAAACAGAggtggtatacatgtacataattgaTACACTGCATCCTGAAAAAGTAACGCATatgattattttaacaaacatataAGGAACGAATTGAAACAACCATTACGTAATTTTTATATCTGAAAAATTTGATCCAtaacatgcattttaaaaaatctttcgtctattttttatatttaacagGCTTGAAGTACAATGTACCTTGTAAAGAAAGCAGGGAATGTCTTTATGGGTCTGACATGTACTGTCAGTCTGGCAGGTGTCGCTGTTCTTACTCATATTACCATAGCAACTCTAGTTGTGTTCATAGTAAGTATTTTCCTATTTCAGACGTAGATCCAGTCTTTTAAATTACCCCtcccccagcccccccccccccccccccaaaaaaaaacccaacaaaacaaaacaaaacaaaaaaacccaactaaATAAATTGCACGTTACAGGGCAATTATCAAGATTTTATCGATTTCTAAAAAAAGACCACTTACTATATATTCATTTCAGCTAAAAAAAGAAGAACCTTGCACTACATTGTTAGAACGTTAGAGAATTTTAATCCGTTCAATGATTTGCATATCTGAAAAGTGACCAATTTTCGCATTGCATCTGACGTCATGGACGCAAATGAAATTGAACGGTAAAATGTTTTCAACTAAAAATACAACTTACTAGTGAAACGTTATCGTCATTAACTAttaacaattaaataattagTTTCTTGCATGTGATTTcctgtttttataaaattgtttttaaaacaagtaatagatttaaaaaaaaaccccaaatcaaAAAGAGATCCGATGTTGGGAAATAATTTCATCTtaatttaaaatgcattaaaatttaattttaaatttcaacgtACAGAAATTTATCCAGTGAGcatttcaacgttgaaacaacgttgtTTCAACACCAGGCATCAACGTTGAATCAAGGTTGAAATAAGGTTACATATGAAAGTTGAGGCAACGTTGAAAATGtaacgttgtttcaacgtcaAAATCCAACGTTGATTCAACGTAGAAATTGTGTtgaaatctaatttaaaatatatagatatgacaatgaaaacaagttaaaattaagtattttttttggcaaaaatgttgtttataaaCATATCTTCTTTTATAACGTTGTGCTGTTTTATGTGTTTTGacactttgttaaaaaaaaatccaaatgttaAAGTCGGCCTTTATTTAAATCCCAGTAGTATTTGAGTATATCCTTCGCTAAACAACTTGTGTATAAAGTCCTCCTTAAAAAGTTTAACTTcgcatttcaaaatgttttaagtaAGGCTGTAAGAATACGATCACAAAGAAAACACGTACATTTCGCCAAATGGTAGCCATGGCATGAAACAAAGGATGTCAACAGAAAAACGTAGAATCCACAATAGTCAGTTCATCATTTGCATTCTGCagactgttttaaaaaataaccccCAAGATACTCCagtgtaaaatatataacaaattaatagttCAAAAGCTAAAATCCCGGCATTTTACTGTAAATCTGTGTAGTGACTGCACGAGGTGTACCTAAGAACTGACTTTCTTTGTTCACCAATAACGTCTTTAGCGGTCAAGCTGGCATAGAGCAGTCTGGTAAATTGTACAACTACATAGATCATCAGTGCTTGCAGTGGTAATGGGTCTGCGCAACCCCTTCTCACTGACCCAGTTAAAATGCAATTAGCCACTTGCTGTACGCACAACTCAATCTCAAATTTcttgtatcaaaacaatctttttaaaaaaatgtaatgtgaCATAgtaatttaactttttatttgaaagaaaattgatattttaattggaTAAGacaacaatataatattttattggaaaatatatgagaaaaaatatattcaaattaacatttaatattgtaAATCACATCATTTAATGCTTCCACGttacaaaaaataagtaaaaccTAAATTAAATGAATGATAAGgaagtttaaatttgaaaatatgtgttcagtttcatgtatatattaaaacgttgtttcaacgttgaaaagtGGTTGATGTCAGATATGACAcgttttattcaattaaacacGTGGATATATTAGTTACTAGTCATTGCAGCTATTTGTCAAGTGTATAATTGTGAACTATGTGCTTTTTTCGGAATGTTATGTGTATACGTTTTTTactcaaagaaaaaattcaaattttttaaactacatttttctgttgtttattttaattcaaaacattatatGTATATGCAATAGTTTGTGAATAAGTTTTAACTGTTTAATTATATCCTGAAAGTGATTTGAACAATATGTAAAAGTAGAAATTACTTTAAATCGCTTATATCATATaatcaattttcatttgtttacttctgtgcattgatttttttcgggaaagttttatattttccttttgatATTACACATGCTTGGAATTGAGCAAAACTTAGTATTTTTTTACAACCTGCTATTTTATTTCTCTTTATTATTGTTGGATTAAGTACACAGTGTCAAACAGTATTAAATTCGTTTATCCATCGACATTAATACTGCATCTTTTAAATCACGgcactgtgaaaaaaaaatcttggtaATAACCCTTTAAGTGCAGACTGACGAAATCTACTGTGGAATCAGTATAAGTCGAGGtagctcaattttcgtggtattcatGGGTAGCCCTCACCCAGgaatttacatcctccacgagaactaattataaaaattttagtttcctactgaaactgaaaaccgatgcatccacgaaataacatccccacaaaaaagcaaaaatccTACAATCCGCTAAAATTGGCCCTCTCGAGATTAAATGATCAGTATACGTTTAAATCAAAGTTGACTTACATTTAAATCTGTATCATCTTCACCAACACAGGATCCAACTTACAAGGACACACGCTCAACCATCAAAGTTTCTTCTGTGAAGAAGGAGCTGGATTTTCGTTTCAGTGGAAAGAACCATTCCGCGATACGGATTTGGTGATTGGATATGAAGTTTTATGGAGGGAAGAAACCATCAGTTACAATGGGAGTTCTGGCTCTAAGTTTGTTGGAAAGAACACTACATACATAACACCATGCTCCCTGAAATTAAAACCAGGGCGACTGTATTGGACAACAGTCAGAACACATGCCGAATTAAAGAATCCAAAGGAAAATATAACTGTAGATGAGTCTTCGCAGTCAATAATACTTGGTTAGTTAAAGACCgcttatgaaaaaaatcaagttaGGAAACGAATTACAAAACAtaagcaagaaaaaaaaaagaattacatgCACAAATAAGATATTACTTTGTTCATAAAAAAGGGTTTCAACTGATCTTTCGTTATGTACAGAAAACGTTTATGGCATATCAGAAGCTTAAGTTTAATAATCTGAATATCATTAGGTTTTTATATAGCTTTTGCATTACAaatcttaaatgaaaaatactacTAGAAGTATTTTGAGTTCATTTACAAATAATCAAATGGATTTTTGTCTAAATCATGACATAATGTTGTTCTTGTTCACCTTAGATCCCTTACGACCCTGCCCGATCATGAAGAATCAGTGTAATCGCTCACCTGACAACCTATATTTAAAGTGGGAGAAATGGTCAACAGGTTTTGTGAACCATTACAAAGTAACCATCgacaaaaaaacacaaataacaaCGGGATACGAACCAGAAATACGCTGGAATTCTCTGCTGATGTCCGAACACGAATATGAGGTCACGATCATAGCACTCAGCTATGGCTATACGACAAACTATCCTACCTACGGCACCAAAGAAAGCGCTCCTAATGTTTTTAAGATCAAGACCACTCGATGtaagtttacatttatttcgTCAATTTGCGATGAGCTTATTACAGAGATAGATTTTAGAATCTAATCggcaaaatgtatattttttcagaaAGTAATTCTACTTAGAAATTGAAGCATAATAATGATTAATCCAAACAACATTTTACCATGTTGAACAATATGCACTTTGCATATTTGCCTATGTAAGCTCTCATCactaaaaaaatagataaagcTTAACATAATTGTTGTTTTCTTCATCTAAATCCTTTCAATAAGAACAGAAATGTGAGGACAAAGCATAGTTTTGTTgaaaagaaacatttatttttctattctttttatttttgaaatctgAATCTTAATGAAACATTTGTAGCTAAATATTCTGGAAAGATACAACTTCCATATGGAGAGAAAGAATCAGATATCATtttgcaaaacaaaaagacaagtGAAGCTCTTAAAGCACCGATGACTGTTTATGTTGGGGATGGATCTGATGGCGGATTCAACTCAGTATATGTAAGTTTATGTGCTTAGCATTTTGGCAAGCTAAATTTACATTATTGTTTCCAATAAACATAGAAGTTAATTAAGATGAGTTAGGATGTAAATACAAAGAAATgcatttgtatttttctttcaccattaacaaaattttacaaaacaaattaaatgataaccaaaatcataagcattgtgaaaaaaatcaattgagaaccataaaaaaacacaaaaaacccaATCCCGACATTGTCAATAAGCCAGTTATAAGTCTACAACTGCCAGTaacgtcatatatttttacaaCAGTGTTTTCCCAGCAAATGAATCGCTAGTCTAATAACCATTAAGatttatgtttttatgttttgtaattCGATATGGATGTTCTTAAagtagaaaattttaaaaagactaaTGACTTCTTTTGGCTagagatatattttatgtgcTTTTTGTTTAGACAGATAACTGTTATTATTTCGTAAGACTAAATTGAACATTTCTTTTCGTAGATTGGTTTTCATGGCGTGATAGGGCTTGGAGACAACTTCAAAAGTCCAAATGCACTAGATTTGCACTCTCCAAATTTTAAGGGGAAAAAGATATTATGTCCATTTTCATCTGAGCTAAAGTCAGAAAAAATTGGAAAAGTGTactataaaacatattcaaggtACTTAACCGATAAAGTCTCGTTCATTTAAATTTCGTCTATTTGTGTTacactttttatctaattttatactattattaatgtttttaacgaaataaaatttttaacctAATATACATTCAAAGGCAACAAAATAGagccgattttaatgaaaccttTATGGAGAAGGCAGACAATATCATAAAGGCTTATTTCAAGGATTTTAAAGGATTCAAAGCAAATTGGCTTGTGAAAGTGACATGGGAGAATATGACAGTGCggggaattaaaaaaaaggtcaGACTACCAGAATATTCATGGTTACTTACTGTTTATCTAGTACACCTGTCttactttattatattatattataaaacaattttccatttaatacaaatttctttttatataataatttctagtatatttttctttgcagAAAATTACTTTTCAAACTTTCCTTATATCTGATGGAGAGAATACCTTTGCTGTTTACAATTATGTAGATGTAAATTTACCGTACAAACATGGCCTTAAGATATCAGTGGGATATCGTTTTGGTAATACCATTGTGCAAAAAAGAACTGCCAAAGACAAAAGTGTGTTTCGAATGTCAGACGTGCCTGGAAATGGAGgtaattcatttaaaacatatttacaagACATACTTAACTGTATCTTTTTGTTAACACATTCATGCTAATTTTATTTAAGGAGGACGAGGTTTCTGGATTTACAAACTCACTAAAGGGGTTCGTACACAAAAGGAAGCAGGAGAATGTCGAATTTGGTATAACTATAACCGAGATAATAAAATTGGCCAACAGCTCTTAACCAACAACATTGAATGTCCCTGCAATAGTCGTTTACTCCGGTTTGATCCACGCTTTGCCATCAGTCGACTTGACACAAAGAATCGGTTATTATGCTACGCCTCTATATTGGTCGATATCAATGCTGTAAGAATTACCTTATAACgtcttaacaaattttatttaccttCGAAATCAATACtttcatttattcaatttatttattgaatcTGTATTAAGACATATGTTTATTTTAGGAATGCTGCTTCAAGATGTATGCTGATATCGACCATTTAGGACCACTACAATTGTCAAAACCTTTAGCAGGAACCATGTTAAAATATAATCCGTTTATGGaccaaaacaaatataataataatgactCGCATCCTAGAGATGCTTGTTGCAGTACAGAACAATGTGATTTGTTTTACGAGGTTCGCCCGATTCCAACATGCTATAGCAGATCACCTTTTGTTTCTGGTAATAGTCTTTTAATAAAAGTAGTTAACTTGGCGTTTGAGGACaattaatttttgtataaactgtataaataattacgttaaaatgAAGGACACAAAAGGGATTAAAAGgggatttttcttcaattttaaaaaggataCAGTAAACATTTTGTGATTCATTTTATAGCTGGTACGTTTGGGGATCCGCATATTACAACCCTTGATGGAAAACTCTATACATTTAACGGTTATGGAGAATACACACTGATGAAAATAGAAACAGGCACGACAACATTTGAGCTCCAATCACGCACAGAACTTGCCTCATCTCAGAATGGGGCGAAATCTAACGCCACTGTCTTCAGCGCGTTCGTAGCGAAGGACCAAACTGGTGCCAGCATACAGGTTGAGATGGCCCGCAACAAgaaaagtaatttacaattcTCATGAAAGTTAGTAAgtctagtgtttgttttatactACTGTTCAATTGAACCTCTGACGTTTCTTTCTAGGTATGATCATTAAAGCAAATGGCAGAGATCTCACTAAGCAGTTTCAAAACTCAAATTACACCCTTTTGACAACAAATATTTCCATTCGTTGGGACAATGGAAAGATTTCTGCTTTATTTCTCAAGCCACGTAAGTTGCATTTTTCTTCAATCGTTTATTCAACAACACTAGCTATTCTTTTTGTGGTTCTATATTTTAATAACGGTTTTTATTTTAGTAATTACTGTGAAGATAAGCCTTGGAAAGAATATGTTGCTTAGCGACACTCTTGTGAATAAGAAATACAAAGGTCTGACATCCGGTTTGATGGGAAACTTTGACGGCAACGATAGCAACGATTTTATGTTGCCAAACGGGA
This genomic window from Magallana gigas chromosome 5, xbMagGiga1.1, whole genome shotgun sequence contains:
- the LOC136275352 gene encoding uncharacterized protein; the encoded protein is MGSLNGLKITGGPRNFPVLMVFCILTNAIQQATARDEPTTTDTTATADRRICPVMLITPSFLETDFGKRAIFSGFKEAKLEHSLKARWQVTRNGSTETIDVNDDKYKGSKLLPNLTLIINKAAFEDEGFYRFQVMIEDGWCTSKRMEIRKVRGILQHGDPCTQTRECNDRMELICSDTYKKCVCNSLYAYYNGSRCYFQSSLKAIFTNSVISTTSMEVNWRDPSQDENLVRRYILEISETNGFFSVNKSIDRQNEYHVNSTFVPGHLFTVTITSVVFLNDVGKTVYIKSNVLHLVVEPLPPGAINISGSNFHPEHLHLNWAVPKMNTSIDMYVIILNGYSHNCPNNFYDWPRRLEPGTKYNVTIKAVSWWNRNFEKESDPYYEEITTIRTPRVILSSTPFYRVPYLSNLKANASIQHQADFPPILEVKWQKVHYYTGTAEDIDITHGKFIGSTVDRSNPLLYINGVTFEEGYPNYYRCLARNSEGWGASDNVSLSVIGSLKYNVPCKESRECLYGSDMYCQSGRCRCSYSYYHSNSSCVHRSNLQGHTLNHQSFFCEEGAGFSFQWKEPFRDTDLVIGYEVLWREETISYNGSSGSKFVGKNTTYITPCSLKLKPGRLYWTTVRTHAELKNPKENITVDESSQSIILDPLRPCPIMKNQCNRSPDNLYLKWEKWSTGFVNHYKVTIDKKTQITTGYEPEIRWNSLLMSEHEYEVTIIALSYGYTTNYPTYGTKESAPNVFKIKTTRSLITKKIDKA